Proteins from one Clostridiales bacterium genomic window:
- a CDS encoding EAL domain-containing protein, which produces MGGYFSFLLSVFICASVMASNVYFYTAIDYRFRGMARKARYLISAGAFLALMIINEKIVPYMLMGIEYGNFNIAAYLAYIFAGAYSAILACAAFGAYLFFTNVSNTGNIYSIIIQMTITLLTAYAVDIFLSRKHKKPDEIMLLLSGIILTLEKFLYAMLIDEPVADYDRYIIFNLIFILLPGEILIKRNKVYKAVKKFKFSKRLFEIIFNSAPVMIFYKNKENMLTKVNSNCAEEIGIPAQKLVGMPLEGIFPSDDVQMYKREDSIVMETGKSMKNIVRSIRTKNGVRWLKTDKVPYIDEDGVASGVIGFSVDITERRDLGDKVNYMAYYDLVTGLPNRALFKDRLSVAITHARRNKLKIAVMFLDVDNFKSINDTKGHAVGDKFLCNIAKTLESCLREEDTIARFGGDEFVMLIHNIKDPSDVQNVAARINSRCRQPWILDDGKFYATISIGVAIFPKDGEDTETLLKNADAAMYRAKEAGKDNCEFYTKSINTDLIKKLELEEYLRHAMESNQFLLYYQPQININTMRVIGLEALLRWEHPRLGMLAPGEFIPLAEETGFIVPIGVWIVQAVCRQIRKWEDEGIPDLTVAVNISARQFQQSGLMEIILDSIKRESISTKLLELEITESTAIQNIEYTQKILKYLNDAGLHITLDDFGTGYSSLNYLRQLPFNALKMDKSFVGGIKYKSRENGIAEAIISLAHNLNLDVTAEGVETKEQLYLLKSFGCDNVQGYIFSKPLTSYETANFVRNWQNKYKQGAAYNI; this is translated from the coding sequence ATGGGAGGATATTTTAGTTTTCTTCTTTCGGTCTTTATTTGTGCATCAGTCATGGCAAGCAATGTATATTTTTATACTGCTATCGATTACCGTTTCCGAGGGATGGCTCGTAAGGCGCGCTATCTGATATCGGCAGGGGCATTTTTAGCCTTGATGATAATAAATGAAAAAATCGTACCTTATATGCTGATGGGTATTGAATACGGCAATTTCAACATAGCCGCATATCTTGCATACATATTTGCCGGAGCATACAGTGCTATTTTAGCATGTGCGGCATTTGGGGCATATTTGTTTTTCACAAATGTCAGTAATACCGGTAACATATATTCTATAATAATACAGATGACCATAACTCTGCTTACGGCATATGCTGTCGATATATTTTTATCCAGGAAGCACAAAAAACCCGATGAGATTATGTTATTGCTGAGCGGGATAATTCTGACTCTCGAAAAATTCTTATACGCTATGCTGATCGATGAACCTGTTGCGGATTACGACAGATATATTATTTTTAACCTGATATTTATTTTGCTCCCCGGAGAAATTCTGATAAAAAGGAATAAGGTATATAAAGCTGTAAAAAAGTTCAAATTTAGCAAGAGATTATTCGAAATAATATTCAACTCCGCACCTGTAATGATATTTTATAAGAATAAAGAAAATATGTTGACCAAGGTTAATTCAAATTGTGCCGAGGAAATAGGCATACCGGCGCAAAAGCTTGTCGGAATGCCGCTTGAAGGGATTTTTCCTTCAGATGATGTGCAAATGTACAAAAGAGAGGACTCTATAGTTATGGAAACGGGAAAGTCCATGAAGAATATAGTCAGAAGCATCAGGACGAAAAATGGGGTGCGCTGGTTAAAAACGGATAAGGTGCCTTATATAGATGAAGATGGCGTGGCGTCCGGTGTAATAGGTTTTTCGGTTGACATAACAGAGCGCAGGGATCTCGGGGACAAAGTAAATTATATGGCTTACTATGATCTTGTAACAGGTCTTCCAAACAGGGCATTATTTAAGGATAGGCTATCTGTAGCGATAACTCATGCCAGGAGGAATAAGCTAAAGATAGCCGTAATGTTTTTGGATGTGGATAATTTCAAGTCCATAAATGATACGAAAGGTCATGCGGTTGGAGATAAATTTTTGTGCAATATCGCTAAAACTTTGGAATCCTGCCTGAGGGAAGAGGATACTATCGCACGCTTCGGCGGGGACGAGTTTGTGATGCTTATCCACAATATAAAAGATCCAAGCGATGTTCAGAATGTAGCCGCAAGGATCAATTCAAGATGCAGGCAGCCCTGGATACTTGATGACGGGAAATTTTATGCAACGATAAGCATAGGTGTTGCGATATTCCCAAAGGATGGAGAGGATACAGAGACGCTCCTTAAAAATGCGGATGCTGCGATGTACAGGGCAAAAGAGGCGGGGAAAGATAACTGCGAGTTTTATACTAAGTCCATAAATACCGATCTCATAAAAAAGCTTGAACTTGAGGAATACTTGAGGCATGCCATGGAAAGCAATCAGTTTTTGCTGTATTATCAGCCTCAGATAAATATCAATACTATGAGGGTTATAGGGCTTGAGGCCCTTTTAAGGTGGGAGCATCCAAGGCTTGGCATGCTTGCACCCGGTGAATTTATACCCCTTGCGGAAGAAACCGGGTTTATTGTACCGATAGGCGTCTGGATTGTACAGGCAGTCTGTAGACAGATAAGAAAATGGGAAGATGAAGGGATACCGGATCTTACAGTCGCTGTCAATATATCCGCAAGGCAGTTTCAGCAGAGCGGCCTGATGGAAATAATTTTAGACAGCATAAAAAGGGAAAGCATAAGCACAAAACTTCTCGAGCTTGAGATAACTGAAAGCACGGCGATACAAAACATCGAATATACACAAAAGATATTGAAATACCTGAATGATGCAGGCCTTCATATAACTTTGGATGATTTTGGAACAGGTTATTCATCATTGAACTATTTAAGGCAGCTTCCGTTTAATGCATTGAAGATGGATAAATCCTTCGTGGGAGGGATTAAATATAAATCGAGAGAGAACGGTATTGCCGAGGCAATAATCAGTCTTGCTCATAACCTTAACCTGGATGTGACGGCGGAAGGGGTCGAGACTAAGGAGCAGCTATATTTGCTAAAGTCCTTTGGATGCGATAACGTGCAGGGGTATATTTTCAGCAAACCCCTTACATCTTATGAAACTGCTAATTTCGTAAGGAATTGGCAAAACAAATATAAGCAGGGGGCGGCATACAATATATAG